In bacterium YEK0313, one genomic interval encodes:
- the pcm_2 gene encoding Protein-L-isoaspartate O-methyltransferase yields the protein MNERPGPNHYLAAAEFVLMLRQNGLHDVRVLRAMEQVPRVPFLDQRWFRLADEDITLPIGCGQSILQPSLTGAMIAALGVEAGHRVLQVGTGSGYAAAILGRLAATVVTVERWRTLADEAHARLRGLGYDMIEGVFGDGLDGYPPRAPYDRILVTCAIEAIPPGLWSQLSPTGVLVAPIGSGPGPQDIVRAEKGPEGPVLTPFTKARVEPAVAGTARRL from the coding sequence ATGAACGAGAGGCCGGGCCCGAACCACTATCTGGCGGCGGCCGAGTTCGTTCTGATGCTGCGCCAGAACGGGCTGCACGATGTCAGGGTGTTGCGCGCCATGGAGCAGGTGCCGCGGGTGCCGTTCCTCGACCAGCGCTGGTTTCGCCTCGCCGACGAGGACATCACCCTGCCGATCGGCTGCGGCCAGTCGATCCTGCAGCCCTCGCTGACCGGCGCGATGATCGCCGCGCTCGGCGTCGAGGCCGGACACCGGGTGCTGCAGGTCGGTACCGGATCCGGCTATGCCGCGGCCATTCTCGGCCGGCTCGCCGCCACCGTCGTGACGGTGGAGCGCTGGCGGACGCTGGCGGACGAGGCCCATGCGCGGCTGCGCGGCCTCGGCTACGACATGATCGAAGGCGTCTTCGGGGACGGCCTCGACGGCTATCCGCCGCGCGCGCCCTATGACCGGATCCTCGTCACCTGCGCGATCGAGGCCATCCCGCCCGGACTCTGGAGCCAGCTCTCGCCGACCGGCGTGCTGGTCGCCCCGATCGGCAGCGGGCCGGGGCCGCAGGACATTGTCAGGGCGGAAAAGGGGCCGGAAGGGCCGGTCCTGACGCCTTTCACCAAGGCGCGGGTCGAGCCGGCCGTGGCCGGAACGGCCCGCCGGCTGTAA
- the surE gene encoding 5'-nucleotidase SurE, protein MRILVTNDDGIHAPGLVSAERIARALSDDVWVVAPESDQSGVSHSLSLNDPLRLREVSEKTFAVKGTPTDCVIMAVKHLMAGDPPDLVLSGVNRGQNVAEDVTYSGTIAGAIEGTILGIRSIALSQAYGPETRLAVPYETAEAHAPGVIRTILEEGMPKGTLININFPNRKPADVKGVKVTVQGRRDQEILTIDPRHDGRGNPYYWIAFVRRPQRLEYGADLWALAEGHISVTPLRIDLTDEPTMTRYAAVFAGDRAPGS, encoded by the coding sequence ATGCGCATCCTGGTCACCAATGACGACGGCATTCACGCCCCCGGGCTGGTCAGCGCGGAGCGCATCGCCCGGGCGCTGTCCGACGACGTCTGGGTGGTGGCGCCCGAGAGCGATCAGTCCGGCGTGTCGCATTCGCTGTCGCTGAACGATCCGCTGCGCCTGCGCGAGGTGTCCGAGAAGACCTTCGCGGTGAAGGGCACGCCGACCGACTGCGTGATCATGGCGGTGAAGCACCTGATGGCGGGCGATCCGCCGGATCTCGTGCTGTCAGGGGTCAATCGCGGCCAGAACGTCGCCGAGGACGTGACCTATTCCGGCACCATTGCCGGCGCGATCGAAGGCACGATCCTCGGCATCCGCTCCATCGCGCTGTCGCAGGCCTATGGTCCGGAGACACGCCTGGCGGTTCCCTACGAGACGGCCGAGGCGCATGCACCGGGCGTGATCCGGACCATCCTGGAAGAGGGCATGCCGAAGGGCACGCTGATCAACATCAACTTCCCGAACCGCAAGCCCGCCGACGTGAAGGGCGTGAAGGTGACGGTGCAGGGCCGGCGCGACCAGGAGATCCTGACCATCGACCCGCGCCATGACGGCCGCGGCAACCCCTATTACTGGATCGCCTTCGTCCGGCGGCCCCAGCGGCTGGAATATGGGGCGGATCTCTGGGCGCTCGCCGAAGGGCATATTTCGGTGACGCCGCTGAGGATCGACCTGACCGACGAGCCGACCATGACGCGCTACGCCGCCGTCTTCGCCGGCGACCGCGCGCCGGGTTCCTGA
- the serS gene encoding Serine--tRNA ligase, producing MHDIRWIRDNPETFDAALAARGRSPLASDLIALDDARKSAIARLQAGQERRNAASKEIGQAMAAKDMARADALKAEVASLKDAMATAEVAEKKAQADLVAALEVLPNLPLPDVPVGPDESANVERHRYGAAPALGFQPREHFELGEALGQMDFEAAAKLSGARFVVLKRSLARMERALAQFMLDLHTGEHGYDEVAPPLLVKEAIPYGTAQLPKAAEDMFVTREGFWLTPTAEVSLTNLVREEIVAEEVLPLRFTAATQCFRSEAGAAGRDTRGMLRQHQFLKVELVSVTAPEQSLDEHERMLACAEEVLKRLDLHYRVVTLCTGDMGFSARKTYDIEVWLPGQNTYREISSCSVCGDFQARRMNARYRPKAGGPQFVHTLNGSGTAVGRALIAVMENYQQEGGAIAVPAVLQPYMGGLKLIEKA from the coding sequence ATGCACGACATCAGGTGGATCCGCGACAACCCCGAGACCTTCGACGCTGCGCTTGCCGCGCGCGGCCGGTCCCCGCTCGCGTCCGACCTGATCGCGCTCGACGATGCGCGCAAGTCCGCGATCGCCAGGCTGCAGGCCGGCCAGGAGCGGCGCAATGCCGCCTCCAAGGAGATCGGCCAGGCCATGGCGGCCAAGGACATGGCGCGCGCCGACGCCCTGAAGGCCGAGGTCGCCAGCCTGAAGGATGCCATGGCGACGGCGGAAGTGGCGGAGAAGAAGGCCCAGGCCGATCTCGTCGCCGCACTCGAAGTGCTGCCCAACCTGCCGCTCCCCGACGTGCCGGTCGGGCCCGACGAAAGCGCCAATGTCGAGCGGCACCGCTATGGCGCGGCGCCGGCGCTCGGCTTTCAGCCGCGCGAACATTTCGAGCTCGGCGAAGCGCTCGGCCAGATGGATTTCGAGGCGGCCGCCAAGCTTTCGGGCGCGCGTTTCGTCGTGCTCAAGCGCTCGCTCGCCCGGATGGAGCGCGCGCTCGCCCAGTTCATGCTCGACCTGCACACGGGCGAGCACGGCTATGACGAGGTGGCGCCGCCGCTGTTGGTGAAGGAGGCCATTCCCTACGGCACGGCGCAGTTGCCGAAGGCGGCCGAGGACATGTTCGTCACGCGCGAGGGCTTCTGGCTGACCCCGACCGCCGAGGTCTCGCTGACCAATCTGGTGCGCGAGGAGATCGTGGCGGAAGAGGTGCTGCCGCTGCGCTTCACGGCGGCGACCCAGTGCTTCCGCTCGGAGGCGGGCGCCGCCGGGCGCGACACGCGCGGCATGCTGCGCCAGCACCAGTTCCTCAAGGTGGAGCTAGTCTCGGTCACCGCGCCGGAGCAGAGCCTCGACGAGCACGAGCGCATGCTGGCCTGCGCGGAGGAGGTGCTGAAGCGGCTCGACCTGCATTATCGCGTGGTGACGCTGTGCACCGGCGACATGGGCTTTTCGGCGCGCAAGACCTATGACATCGAGGTCTGGCTGCCCGGGCAGAACACCTACCGCGAAATCTCGTCCTGCTCGGTCTGCGGCGACTTCCAGGCACGGCGGATGAATGCGCGCTATCGGCCGAAGGCCGGCGGGCCGCAGTTCGTCCATACGCTCAACGGTTCCGGCACGGCGGTCGGCCGGGCCTTGATCGCCGTGATGGAGAACTATCAGCAGGAGGGCGGCGCCATTGCGGTGCCGGCCGTCCTGCAGCCCTATATGGGCGGGCTCAAACTGATCGAGAAGGCCTGA
- the recO gene encoding DNA repair protein RecO: MQWIDDGIVLGTRAHGEASVILELFTRDHGRHLGLVRGGRSRRSQPVLQPGNGVHATWHARLDEHLGNFSVEPVQSRAARLMEGRAGVAGITHLAALARLMPERDPHPGLYEALAVIADALPDGELAAPLLVRFELEVLQELGFGLDLTECAATGATTDLVYVSPKSARAVSAGAGEPWKDRLLALPAFLAGPAPVRREDILAGFRLTGYFLSRHVFEPRGLAMPDARAAFIRALG, encoded by the coding sequence ATGCAATGGATCGACGATGGCATCGTGCTCGGCACCCGCGCCCATGGCGAGGCGAGCGTGATCCTGGAGCTCTTTACCCGCGACCATGGCCGGCATCTCGGCCTGGTCCGCGGCGGCCGGTCGCGGCGCAGCCAGCCGGTACTGCAGCCGGGCAACGGCGTACACGCCACCTGGCATGCCCGGCTCGACGAACATCTCGGCAATTTCTCGGTCGAGCCCGTGCAGTCGCGTGCGGCGCGGCTGATGGAGGGCAGGGCGGGCGTCGCCGGCATCACCCATCTCGCCGCGCTCGCCCGGCTGATGCCCGAGCGCGACCCGCATCCCGGCCTCTATGAAGCGCTCGCGGTCATTGCCGATGCGCTGCCCGACGGCGAGCTTGCCGCCCCGCTCCTGGTGCGCTTCGAGCTGGAGGTGCTGCAAGAGCTCGGTTTCGGGCTCGACCTGACCGAATGCGCGGCGACCGGCGCCACCACCGATCTCGTCTACGTCTCGCCGAAATCGGCCCGTGCGGTCTCGGCCGGGGCGGGCGAACCGTGGAAGGACAGGCTCCTGGCCCTGCCGGCCTTCCTCGCCGGCCCTGCGCCGGTCCGGCGCGAGGACATCCTCGCCGGCTTCCGGCTGACCGGCTATTTCCTGTCCCGGCATGTCTTCGAGCCGCGGGGCCTTGCCATGCCCGATGCGCGCGCCGCCTTCATCCGCGCCCTGGGCTGA
- a CDS encoding Extracellular serine protease precursor, translating into MTSTFLRGVCLRALALAAGSHLAPAMAQTTIGNGQTVTTTQTISGTQTLTIENGGTLRPSGVGINWNGASTAAIVTNRGTVESTGGRAIDSSGGATAPRTLTIVNEASGLIQSAANDALRINTNLTAGTLVIDNAGRIIANNTSVISGGGQAIDLRGLSAGTASVTVINRAGGLIEAKSDDALRPGQNNVIENFGTIYSSGTNTSSGSSDGIDAGGNTGITVTNRTGGTISGARHGITADTDITVVNEAGATIIGRNGSGVGSDGNGTVTNYGTIIGAYAGPGNIVTNTGAASINGDGDGVDIDFIGTVRNFGIIRGAGAGGVDSGGLPNGSEGIAMGGGLIENAKGALISGASRGILIDDGSGGSAYGAVTIRNAGTIEGLAGQAIGIVGTFANVLENSGRITGTGSDPAVQMGDGADTVVNSGLIAAASASGVALDLGAGDDTLMVRGGSFVGAVRGGAGNDTLIFDPGAGATQVIDTAFTQFETTRFASGRSVLSGTIESTTSVQVEAGATLAGTGTVTTAMLTNAGTVAPGNSPGTLTIAGNYIQTASGTLEIAVGAAAASRLAVSGTASLGGTLLIVPTGAATLNGTSRILTAAAVDGRFASVLPQTDLIAVKALYGATFVDVTIATRIAAALGTTPNRASLGAALDGLSGSGANGAVLAAVVTAGSAQAGNLLDRLSPQIHAEARRAAGRQVFDIQAAIGDHAAAWRAGALPREASGWTLWGTVTGQFGNRSSDGNAVASSASSVGLVAGFSRHAMPDTVLGLALAWGQTSLSMRSIAQTGRVETATATLYASHRAGPWFADASATFGWLSGRTSRDLRPIDAGSPATASLGGHVGGASLSAGYRFAGTGWSVEPAVGLDYAGASVNDVVEGGTKAGGLIVRGSGFDSLRATVGARFATSLPVGAGAVNFDLRLRYSRALSGTVPSVSAAFIGDPSTGFTTLATAGGRDLFLVGAGIGYSPNSTTRLFLRYDGTLGHREASHAIRGGASISW; encoded by the coding sequence ATGACTTCGACATTCCTGCGCGGCGTCTGCCTGCGCGCGCTGGCGCTCGCCGCCGGCAGCCATCTGGCTCCGGCCATGGCCCAGACCACCATCGGCAACGGCCAGACGGTCACCACGACGCAGACCATTTCCGGTACGCAGACCCTGACAATCGAAAACGGCGGCACCCTGCGCCCGTCGGGCGTCGGCATCAACTGGAACGGGGCGTCGACCGCCGCCATCGTCACCAACAGGGGCACGGTCGAATCGACCGGCGGCCGCGCCATCGATTCCAGCGGCGGAGCCACAGCGCCGCGCACCCTGACCATCGTCAACGAGGCGAGCGGCCTGATCCAGTCGGCCGCCAACGACGCGCTGCGGATCAACACCAACCTGACCGCCGGCACGCTGGTCATCGACAATGCCGGGCGGATCATCGCCAACAATACCAGCGTGATCAGCGGCGGCGGCCAGGCCATCGACCTGCGCGGCCTGTCCGCCGGCACGGCGAGCGTCACGGTGATCAACCGCGCCGGCGGCCTGATCGAGGCGAAGTCCGACGACGCGCTGCGCCCGGGCCAGAACAACGTCATCGAGAACTTCGGCACCATCTATTCGTCGGGCACCAACACCTCGTCGGGCAGCTCCGACGGCATCGACGCCGGCGGCAATACCGGCATCACGGTCACCAACCGCACCGGCGGCACGATCAGCGGCGCACGCCACGGCATCACCGCCGACACCGACATCACCGTGGTCAACGAAGCCGGCGCGACGATCATCGGCCGCAACGGCTCGGGGGTCGGCTCCGACGGCAACGGCACGGTCACCAACTACGGCACCATCATCGGCGCTTATGCCGGGCCGGGCAACATCGTCACCAATACCGGCGCCGCCTCGATCAACGGCGACGGAGACGGGGTCGACATCGATTTCATCGGCACGGTGCGCAATTTCGGCATCATTCGCGGCGCTGGCGCCGGCGGCGTCGATTCCGGCGGCCTGCCGAACGGCTCGGAAGGCATTGCCATGGGCGGCGGCCTGATCGAGAACGCCAAGGGCGCGCTCATCTCCGGCGCGAGCCGGGGCATCCTGATCGACGACGGCAGCGGCGGCTCGGCCTATGGCGCGGTCACCATCCGCAATGCCGGCACGATCGAAGGCCTCGCCGGCCAGGCGATCGGCATTGTCGGTACCTTCGCCAACGTGCTCGAGAACAGCGGCCGGATCACCGGGACCGGCAGCGATCCGGCCGTCCAGATGGGCGACGGCGCCGACACGGTCGTCAATTCCGGCCTGATCGCGGCGGCAAGCGCCTCGGGCGTCGCCCTGGATCTCGGCGCCGGCGACGACACGCTGATGGTGCGCGGCGGCAGCTTCGTCGGCGCGGTGCGCGGCGGCGCCGGCAACGACACCCTGATCTTCGATCCGGGCGCCGGCGCGACGCAGGTGATCGACACCGCCTTCACCCAGTTCGAGACGACCCGCTTCGCCAGCGGCCGCTCGGTGCTGTCGGGCACGATCGAGAGCACGACCTCGGTCCAGGTCGAGGCGGGGGCGACCCTTGCCGGCACCGGCACGGTGACGACCGCCATGCTGACCAATGCCGGCACGGTCGCGCCCGGCAACAGCCCGGGCACGCTGACGATTGCGGGCAATTACATCCAGACCGCCTCCGGCACCCTGGAGATCGCCGTCGGCGCGGCGGCGGCGAGCCGCCTCGCCGTCTCGGGAACCGCGAGCCTCGGCGGCACGCTGCTCATCGTGCCGACCGGCGCGGCGACACTGAACGGCACGTCCCGCATCCTCACCGCCGCGGCGGTCGACGGCCGCTTCGCCAGCGTCCTGCCCCAGACCGATCTCATTGCCGTGAAGGCGCTCTACGGCGCGACCTTCGTCGACGTCACCATCGCCACTCGCATCGCCGCCGCGCTCGGCACCACGCCGAACCGGGCTTCGCTCGGCGCCGCGCTCGACGGGCTGAGCGGGTCCGGCGCCAATGGCGCGGTGCTCGCCGCCGTCGTGACGGCGGGATCGGCCCAGGCCGGCAACCTGCTCGACCGGCTCTCGCCGCAGATCCACGCCGAGGCGCGCCGCGCCGCCGGCCGCCAGGTCTTCGATATCCAGGCCGCCATTGGCGACCATGCCGCCGCCTGGCGCGCCGGCGCCCTGCCCCGGGAGGCCTCTGGCTGGACGCTGTGGGGCACGGTCACCGGCCAGTTCGGCAACCGATCGAGCGACGGCAACGCCGTCGCCTCCTCCGCCTCCAGTGTCGGCCTCGTCGCCGGCTTCAGCCGCCATGCGATGCCGGACACGGTGCTCGGCCTCGCCCTCGCCTGGGGGCAGACGTCGCTCTCGATGCGCTCGATCGCCCAGACCGGCCGGGTCGAGACCGCCACGGCGACGCTCTATGCGAGCCACCGCGCCGGCCCCTGGTTTGCCGATGCCAGCGCGACCTTCGGCTGGCTGAGCGGCCGCACGAGCCGAGACCTTCGCCCGATCGACGCGGGCAGCCCGGCCACGGCCTCGCTCGGCGGCCATGTCGGCGGCGCCTCGCTCTCCGCGGGCTATCGTTTTGCCGGCACGGGCTGGTCGGTCGAGCCCGCCGTCGGGCTCGACTATGCCGGCGCCAGCGTCAATGACGTCGTCGAGGGTGGAACCAAGGCCGGCGGGCTCATCGTGCGCGGCTCGGGTTTCGACAGCCTGCGCGCGACGGTCGGGGCCCGCTTCGCGACCAGCCTTCCCGTCGGCGCCGGCGCGGTGAATTTCGACCTCAGGCTGCGTTATTCCCGCGCGCTCTCTGGCACCGTTCCGTCAGTCTCGGCCGCCTTCATCGGCGACCCTTCGACCGGGTTCACGACGCTTGCGACGGCAGGCGGCCGCGATCTGTTCCTGGTCGGCGCCGGCATCGGCTACAGCCCGAACAGCACGACCCGCCTGTTCCTGCGCTATGACGGCACGCTGGGCCATCGCGAGGCGAGCCACGCGATCCGCGGCGGCGCCAGCATCAGCTGGTGA
- the era gene encoding GTPase Era yields MTETPTRCGFIAIIGAPNAGKSTLVNALVGAKVTIVSHKVQTTRALVRGIVTEGAAQIVLVDTPGLFAPKRRLDRAMVTAAWGGAADADRVLLLIDARRGIDEVVEAILGKLADIRQPVDLVLNKVDLIEPRKLLDLAAALAARARFDRTFMISALTGSGVADLRKHLAETVPAGPWHYPEDEISDLPARMLASEITREKLYKRLNDELPYDSTVETDSYQERKDGSIRIEQTIYVVREGQRKIMLGKGGETIKAISTAAREELSKLFEVPVHLFLFVKVRENWGNEPERYERMGLDFPKGQ; encoded by the coding sequence ATGACCGAGACGCCGACGCGTTGCGGTTTCATCGCCATCATCGGTGCGCCGAATGCCGGCAAGTCGACACTGGTCAATGCGCTGGTCGGCGCGAAGGTGACGATCGTCTCGCACAAGGTGCAGACGACGCGCGCGCTGGTTCGCGGCATCGTCACCGAAGGCGCGGCTCAGATCGTGCTGGTCGACACGCCGGGCCTGTTCGCGCCGAAGCGCCGGCTCGACCGGGCCATGGTGACGGCCGCCTGGGGCGGTGCGGCCGATGCCGACCGGGTCCTGCTGCTGATCGACGCGCGCCGCGGCATCGACGAGGTGGTGGAGGCGATCCTCGGCAAGCTCGCCGATATCCGCCAGCCGGTGGATCTCGTGCTCAACAAGGTCGACCTGATCGAGCCGCGCAAGCTCCTCGATCTTGCGGCGGCGCTCGCCGCCCGCGCCCGTTTCGACCGGACCTTCATGATCTCGGCGCTGACCGGATCGGGTGTCGCCGACCTGCGCAAGCACCTCGCCGAAACGGTGCCGGCGGGCCCCTGGCATTATCCGGAAGACGAGATCTCCGACCTGCCGGCGCGCATGCTGGCCTCCGAAATCACCCGCGAGAAGCTCTACAAGCGGCTGAACGACGAGCTGCCCTACGATTCAACCGTCGAGACCGACAGCTATCAGGAGCGCAAGGACGGTTCGATCCGCATCGAGCAGACCATCTATGTGGTGCGCGAGGGCCAGCGGAAGATCATGCTGGGCAAGGGTGGCGAGACCATCAAGGCGATCTCCACGGCGGCCCGCGAGGAACTGTCCAAGCTGTTCGAGGTGCCCGTGCACCTGTTCCTGTTCGTCAAAGTGCGCGAGAATTGGGGCAACGAGCCCGAGCGCTACGAGCGCATGGGGCTGGACTTTCCCAAGGGACAATGA
- the rnc gene encoding Ribonuclease 3 has protein sequence MAPGRKPKPIRPSLANIEARIGHVFADKDLLARALTHPSAVSGADKRDKSYQRLEFLGDRVLGLAVADMLFRLMPSDDEGTLSRRLSDLVRAETCAAVAAELDLGAGIKVGPTESASQVGRRASVLADLAEAVIGAVYLDGGWPAAEALVVRNWRDRVAVGPAHKRDAKSELQEWVQGRGLPTPVYQVVERTGPDHAPVFTMEVLVPGLAAGRGQGSAKRQAEIAAATAVLVREGVWADTSPAAVAAGQGTGAGGEDAEP, from the coding sequence TTGGCTCCGGGACGCAAACCGAAACCGATCCGACCGAGTCTGGCCAATATCGAGGCGCGGATCGGCCATGTCTTCGCCGACAAGGACCTCCTGGCGCGCGCGCTGACCCACCCGAGCGCGGTGAGCGGCGCGGACAAGCGCGACAAGTCCTATCAGCGCCTGGAATTCCTGGGCGACCGCGTGCTCGGCCTGGCCGTCGCCGACATGCTGTTCCGCCTGATGCCGTCGGATGACGAGGGCACGCTGTCGCGGCGCCTGTCGGACCTGGTGCGGGCCGAAACCTGCGCCGCGGTTGCCGCCGAGCTCGATCTCGGTGCCGGGATCAAGGTCGGACCGACCGAAAGCGCGAGCCAGGTCGGGCGGCGGGCGAGTGTGCTCGCCGACCTTGCAGAGGCGGTGATCGGCGCGGTCTATCTCGACGGCGGCTGGCCGGCGGCCGAGGCGCTCGTCGTACGCAACTGGCGCGACCGGGTGGCGGTCGGCCCGGCGCACAAGCGCGACGCCAAGAGCGAATTGCAGGAATGGGTGCAGGGCCGGGGCCTGCCGACACCGGTCTATCAGGTGGTCGAGCGCACCGGGCCGGATCACGCTCCGGTCTTCACCATGGAAGTGCTGGTGCCCGGCCTCGCTGCCGGCCGCGGCCAGGGTTCGGCCAAGCGCCAGGCGGAAATCGCCGCGGCGACCGCCGTGCTTGTGCGCGAAGGCGTCTGGGCCGACACTTCCCCGGCAGCCGTGGCTGCCGGGCAGGGGACCGGCGCAGGCGGAGAGGACGCGGAGCCATGA